In Marinobacter sp. LQ44, the following are encoded in one genomic region:
- a CDS encoding YeeE/YedE family protein: MIEIAWSQFTPGTALTGGILIGLAAASFLLLNGRIAGISGILGGLLTPTRSDILWRIAFLAGLIGAPALWTLAGQLPPIEINAGYPALIVAGLLVGIGTRYASGCTSGHGVCGLSRLSVRSLVATLSFMGMGFVTVYVIRHLIGA, from the coding sequence GATTGCCTGGAGCCAGTTTACCCCTGGCACTGCACTGACTGGCGGTATTCTGATTGGGCTGGCCGCCGCCAGCTTCCTGCTTCTGAACGGCCGCATTGCCGGCATCAGCGGCATACTCGGCGGTTTGCTTACCCCCACCAGAAGCGACATTCTGTGGCGAATTGCCTTTCTTGCCGGGCTGATTGGGGCGCCAGCGCTTTGGACACTGGCAGGCCAGTTACCACCTATCGAAATCAACGCCGGTTACCCTGCCCTGATTGTCGCCGGCCTGCTGGTGGGCATTGGAACACGCTATGCGTCCGGCTGTACCAGCGGTCATGGGGTTTGCGGTTTGTCCCGGCTGTCTGTTCGTTCCCTGGTGGCCACCCTCAGTTTTATGGGCATGGGGTTCGTGA